One Setaria italica strain Yugu1 chromosome II, Setaria_italica_v2.0, whole genome shotgun sequence DNA segment encodes these proteins:
- the LOC101769811 gene encoding uncharacterized protein LOC101769811 yields the protein MDAGAGAGSGNASGGGGGASACCYYALLGIRKNASATDIRTAYRRLAMKWHPDRWASDPGAAGEAKRRFQRIQEAYSVLSDKGKKAMYDAGLFDPLDADDQDFSDFMQEVLVMMDNVKNEKPDTLEDLQKMLEDIVKGDEGSRGGGVGLGGRVPPDGVRRARVAPYPQQQRR from the exons ATGGACGCCGGAGCCGGGGCCGGATCCGGCAatgcctccggcggcggcggcggcgcgtccgcgTGCTGCTACTACGCCCTGCTCGGCATCCGCAAGAACGCCTCCGCCACCGACATCCGCACCGCCTACCGGAGGCTCGCGATG AAGTGGCACCCGGACCGGTGGGCGAGCGAccccggcgcggccggcgaggccaaGCGGCGGTTCCAGCGGATCCAGGAGGCCTATTCCG TCTTGTCGGACAAGGGGAAGAAGGCCATGTACGACGCCGGGCTCTTCGATCCCCTGGACGCCGACGACCAG GATTTCTCCGACTTCATGCAGGAGGTGCTGGTGATGATGGATAACGTGAAAAACGAG AAGCCGGACACGCTGGAGGACCTGCAGAAGATGCTGGAGGACATCGTGAAGGGCGACGAggggagccgcggcggcggcgtaggctTGGGCGGGCGCGTGCCGCCGGACGGGGTGCGGCGGGCGCGCGTCGCGCCGTAcccgcagcagcagcgcagGTGA
- the LOC101770216 gene encoding 2-oxoisovalerate dehydrogenase subunit beta 1, mitochondrial, with product MAARALREAGRRRGWAAEVGRRCFSGGSAGTAVPERKEGGGGKPVNLFTAVNQALHIALDTDPRAYVFGEDVGFGGVFRCTTGLADRFGKNRVFNTPLCEQGIAGFAIGLAAMGNRAIAEIQFADYIFPAFDQIVNEAAKFRYRSGNEFNCGGLTIRTPYGAVGHGGHYHSQSPEAFFCHVPGLKVIIPRSPREAKGLLLASIRDPNPVVFFEPKWLYRLSVEEVPEEDYMLPLSQAEVIRKGSDITLIGWGAQLAVLKEACEDAAKDGVSCELIDLKTLIPWDKETVEASVKKTGKLLVSHEAPITGGFGAEIAASIAERCFQRLEAPVARVCGLDTPFPLVYEPFYMPTKNKVLDAIKATVNY from the exons ATGGCCGCGAGGGCGCTGAGGgaggccgggaggaggaggggctgggcggcggaggtcgggcggcggtgcttctcCGGCGGGAGCGCGGGGACAGCGGTGCCGGAGcggaaggagggagggggagggaagcCGGTGAACCTGTTCACGGCCGTCAACCAGGCGCTCCACATCGCCCTCGACACCGACCCGCG TGCTTATGTCTTCGGAGAGGATGTGGGTTTCGGCGGCGTCTTTCGCTGCACAACGGGGCTCGCCGACCGGTTTGGCAAGAACAGAGTGTTCAACACGCCGCTATGTGAACAG GGTATTGCTGGATTTGCTATTGGCCTAGCAGCAATG GGTAATCGAGCTATTGCAGAAATCCAGTTTGCAGACTATATCTTTCCAGCCTTTGATCAG ATTGTCAATGAAGCAGCTAAATTCAGATATCGGAGTGGAAATGAATTTAACTGTGGAG GCTTAACAATTAGAACTCCTTATGGTGCTGTTGGGCATGGTGGTCACTACCATTCACAGTCACCAGAGGCTTTCTTCTGTCACGTTCCTGGACTCAAG GTTATCATACCACGAAGTCCACGCGAGGCTAAGGGATTACTGTTGGCTAGCATTAGAGATCCAAATCCAGTTGTATTTTTTGAGCCAAAG TGGCTGTATCGTTTGTCTGTTGAAGAAGTTCCTGAGGAGGATTATATGCTGCCCTTATCTCAGGCAGAA GTGATTAGGAAAGGAAGTGATATAACACTTATTGGCTGGGGAGCTCAACTTGCAGTGCTTAAAGAAGCTTGTGAAGATGCAGCAAAG GATGGGGTATCATGTGAGCTCATTGATCTGAAAACTCTGATACCGTGGGACAAGGAAACAGTAGAGGCCTCGGTAAAGAAGACTGGAAAGCTCCTC GTTAGCCATGAGGCTCCAATCACCGGGGGATTTGGTGCGGAGATTGCTGCGTCTATCGCCGAGCGCTGCTTCCAAAGG CTAGAAGCTCCTGTGGCGAGAGTCTGCGGCCTCGACACTCCTTTTCCTCTCGTCTACGAACCATTTTACATGCCCACAAAGAACAAG GTCCTGGACGCCATAAAGGCAACTGTAAATTACTGA
- the LOC101770610 gene encoding uncharacterized protein LOC101770610 has protein sequence MAAKVAAPLAFRRDVRGPLGRPLGCPSGRGMPGVLCWSSGTAGSKRLAAPAWLARARGKNRSAGGRSSTKDEAEEEEEAAEVVIVDAGDEEEFAADELSGFRGLVLDISYRPVNVVCWKRAICLEFMEKADVLEYYDQTVSSPSGSFYIPAVLRVPQLLQVVKRRRVKQSLSRKNILYRDEFTCQYCSSRDNLTIDHVIPISRGGKWEWENLVTACSRCNSRKGQKTLEQANMKLRKLPRAPKDYDILAVPLTKSAFRTLKRSQGLPEVWLQYLARPSP, from the exons ATGGCGGCCAaggtggcggcgccgctcgCGTTCCGCCGCGACGTGCGCGGCCCGCTCGGCCGGCCGCTGGGCTGCCCGAGCGGGAGAGGTATGCCGGGCGTGCTGTGCTGGAGCAGTGGCACCGCCGGCAGCAAAAGGCTCGCGGCGCCCGCGTggctggcgcgggcgcgcgggaaGAACAGGTCCGCCGGCGGGCGGAGCTCGACCAAGGAcgaagcggaggaggaggaggaggccgcggaggtGGTGATCGTGGACGCCGGGGATGAGGAGGAgttcgccgccgacgagctgtcCGGGTTCAGGGGCCTGGTTCTTGATATCTCCTACAG GCCTGTCAATGTTGTTTGCTGGAAGCGCGCCATCTGCCTGGAATTCATGGAGAAG GCCGATGTACTGGAGTACTACGATCAGACGGTCTCTTCGCCTAGCGGATCATTCTACATCCCTGCAGTTCTAAGG GTTCCACAGCTTCTGCAGGTTGTGAAGAGAAGAAGAGTCAAGCAGAGCCTTAGCCGTAAAAACATTCTTTACAGGGATGAATTCACCTGTCA ATATTGCTCTTCTCGGGACAACTTGACAATTGACCATGTTATTCCGATTTCACGTGGTGGTAAATGGGAATGGGAAAATTTG GTGACTGCCTGTTCAAGATGCAACTCCAGGAAGGGTCAGAAGACACTGGAGCAGGCAAACATGAAGCTGCGCAAGTTACCCAGG GCGCCCAAGGATTACGACATTCTGGCAGTGCCCTTGACAAAATCCGCATTCAGAACGCTGAAGAGGAGCCAGGGGTTGCCTGAAGTGTGGCTGCAGTACCTCGCTAGGCCGTCTCCATGA